Proteins co-encoded in one Kutzneria chonburiensis genomic window:
- the metH gene encoding methionine synthase: MGAEALKSLLDQRIAVLDGAWGTMFQNAGLKPEDYKAGRFEDHSKDVTGDPDLLNLTRPDVVLDVHRQYLAAGADITTTNTFTATSIGQADYDLQHLVRDMNIEAAGLARQAADEFGGRFVAGSIGPLNVTLSLSPRVEDPAYRAVTFNQVRDSYAEQISALAEGGVDLLLIETIFDTLNCKAAIAAAKEVAPDLPLWISVTIVDLSGRTLSGQTVEAFWRSVEHAKPLVVGVNCSLGATEMRPHIVDLARLADTHVAAHPNAGLPNAFGGYDETPDQTSALVGEFAESGLLNIAGGCCGTTPAHIAKIAEKVKGLKPRALPAIEPATRFSGLEPFAIGHDTGFVMIGERTNVTGSAKFRRLIESDNHQAAVDVALEQVRGGANLLDVNMDADLLDSEQAMTTFLNLIATEPEAARIPIMIDSSRWSVLEAGLRCVQGKGVVNSISLKEGEEPFLAQARKIREYGAGVVVMAFDEQGQADTTERKVEICARAYDLLTQQVGFPATDIIFDPNVLAVATGISEHNGYAKAFIDALPLIKQRCPGARTSGGISNLSFSFRGNDVVREAMHSAFLYYAVAAGLDMGIVNAGQLAVYQDIPADLLELVEDVIFDRREDATDRLVEFAETVRGKGTKRVVDLSWRENPVRERLSHALVHGIVDYIEEDTEEARQQAARPLEVIEGPLMDGMKIVGDLFGSGKMFLPQVVKSARVMKRAVAYLEPYMEEEKEQLRLSGVVETARGNGKVVLATVKGDVHDIGKNIVGVVLGCNSYDVIDLGVMVPAAKILDTAVAEGADAIGLSGLITPSLDEMVSVAAEMQRRGLKLPLLIGGATTSRQHTAVRIAPAYESTTVHVLDASRVVGVVSDLLDPERAEILAENNSVEQERLREQHANRQQRPLLTVEQARANREVVSFDDLPVPPFTGTRRVSPDLTTLREMVDWTFLFLAWEVKGKYPAILENPVARELFDDANTLLDQIIAEGSLRAEGVYGFWPAHSEGDDIILEGAPDFPMLRQQTQKPDGRPNRCLSDYIAPSGDHLGGFAVTILGAEELAGKYEAAGDDYRAIMVKALADRLAEAFAEYIHLVARREWFEPDAQPELADLHAERFRGIRPALGYPASPDHSEKADLFQMLDAESFGMALTESYAMTPAASVSGLIFAHPESKYFTVGRLGRDQVADYATRRGLPLSVVERWLRPNLAYDPE, translated from the coding sequence GTGGGCGCAGAAGCGCTGAAGTCACTGCTGGACCAGCGGATCGCCGTGCTGGACGGCGCCTGGGGCACCATGTTCCAGAACGCGGGTCTCAAGCCGGAGGACTACAAGGCCGGGCGGTTCGAGGACCACAGCAAGGACGTCACCGGCGACCCGGACCTGCTCAACCTGACCCGCCCGGACGTCGTGCTGGACGTGCACCGCCAGTACCTGGCCGCCGGCGCCGACATCACCACCACCAACACCTTCACCGCGACCAGCATCGGCCAGGCCGACTACGACCTGCAACACCTGGTCCGCGACATGAACATCGAGGCCGCCGGCCTGGCCCGGCAGGCGGCCGACGAGTTCGGCGGCCGCTTCGTGGCCGGCTCGATCGGGCCGCTCAACGTCACCCTGTCGCTGTCGCCGCGGGTCGAGGACCCGGCCTACCGCGCGGTCACCTTCAACCAGGTCCGCGACTCGTACGCCGAGCAGATCTCCGCGCTGGCCGAGGGCGGCGTCGACCTGCTGCTGATCGAGACGATCTTCGACACGCTCAACTGCAAGGCGGCCATCGCCGCGGCCAAGGAGGTCGCCCCCGACCTGCCGCTGTGGATCTCGGTGACCATCGTCGACCTGTCCGGCCGCACCCTGTCCGGGCAGACGGTGGAGGCGTTCTGGCGGTCCGTCGAGCACGCCAAGCCGCTGGTCGTCGGCGTGAACTGCTCGCTGGGCGCGACCGAGATGCGCCCGCACATCGTCGACCTGGCCCGGCTGGCCGACACCCACGTGGCCGCGCACCCCAACGCCGGCCTGCCCAACGCCTTCGGCGGCTACGACGAGACCCCGGACCAGACCAGCGCGCTGGTCGGCGAGTTCGCCGAGTCCGGCCTGCTCAACATCGCCGGCGGCTGCTGCGGCACCACGCCCGCGCACATCGCCAAGATCGCCGAGAAGGTCAAGGGCCTCAAGCCCCGCGCGCTGCCGGCGATCGAGCCGGCCACCCGGTTCAGCGGCCTGGAGCCGTTCGCCATCGGCCACGACACCGGCTTCGTGATGATCGGCGAGCGGACCAACGTCACCGGCTCGGCCAAGTTCCGCCGGCTCATCGAGTCCGACAACCACCAGGCCGCCGTGGACGTGGCGCTGGAGCAGGTGCGCGGCGGCGCCAACCTGCTGGACGTCAACATGGACGCCGACCTGCTGGACAGCGAGCAGGCGATGACCACGTTCCTGAACCTGATCGCCACCGAGCCCGAGGCGGCCCGGATCCCGATCATGATCGACAGCTCCCGGTGGAGCGTGCTCGAGGCCGGCCTGCGCTGCGTGCAGGGCAAGGGCGTGGTCAACTCGATCTCGCTCAAGGAGGGCGAGGAGCCGTTCCTGGCCCAGGCCCGCAAGATCCGCGAGTACGGCGCCGGCGTGGTCGTGATGGCCTTCGACGAGCAGGGCCAGGCCGACACCACCGAGCGCAAGGTGGAGATCTGCGCCCGGGCCTACGACCTGCTCACGCAGCAGGTCGGCTTCCCGGCCACCGACATCATCTTCGACCCGAACGTGCTGGCCGTGGCCACCGGCATCAGCGAGCACAACGGCTACGCCAAGGCGTTCATCGACGCGCTGCCGCTGATCAAGCAGCGCTGTCCCGGCGCGCGAACCTCCGGCGGCATCTCCAACCTGTCGTTCTCCTTCCGTGGCAACGACGTGGTGCGCGAGGCCATGCACTCGGCCTTCCTCTACTACGCCGTCGCCGCCGGCCTCGACATGGGCATCGTCAACGCCGGCCAGCTCGCGGTGTACCAGGACATCCCGGCCGACCTGCTGGAGCTGGTCGAGGATGTGATCTTCGACCGGCGCGAGGACGCCACCGACCGGCTGGTCGAGTTCGCCGAGACCGTGCGGGGCAAGGGAACCAAGCGGGTCGTCGACCTGTCGTGGCGCGAGAACCCGGTGCGGGAGCGGCTTTCGCACGCGCTCGTGCACGGCATCGTGGACTACATCGAGGAGGACACCGAGGAGGCCCGGCAGCAGGCCGCCCGGCCGCTCGAGGTCATCGAGGGTCCGCTGATGGACGGCATGAAGATCGTCGGCGACCTGTTCGGCTCCGGCAAGATGTTCCTTCCGCAGGTGGTCAAGAGCGCGCGGGTGATGAAGCGCGCGGTGGCCTACCTGGAGCCGTACATGGAGGAGGAGAAGGAGCAGCTGCGGCTGTCCGGCGTGGTCGAGACCGCGCGGGGCAACGGCAAGGTCGTGCTGGCCACCGTGAAGGGCGACGTGCACGACATCGGCAAGAACATCGTCGGTGTCGTGTTGGGCTGCAACAGCTACGACGTGATCGACCTCGGCGTGATGGTGCCGGCGGCCAAGATCCTGGACACCGCCGTGGCCGAGGGCGCGGACGCGATCGGGCTGTCCGGCCTGATCACGCCGTCGTTGGACGAGATGGTGTCGGTGGCCGCGGAGATGCAGCGTCGTGGGTTGAAGCTGCCGCTGCTGATCGGCGGCGCGACCACGTCCCGTCAGCACACCGCCGTGCGCATCGCGCCGGCCTACGAATCGACCACCGTGCACGTGCTGGACGCGTCCCGGGTCGTCGGCGTCGTCTCCGATCTGTTGGACCCCGAGCGGGCCGAGATCTTGGCCGAGAACAACTCCGTCGAGCAGGAGCGGTTGCGGGAGCAGCACGCCAACCGCCAGCAGCGGCCGTTGCTCACCGTCGAGCAGGCTCGGGCCAACCGCGAGGTCGTGTCCTTCGACGACCTGCCGGTGCCCCCGTTCACCGGCACCCGTCGGGTCAGCCCCGACCTGACCACGTTGCGTGAGATGGTCGACTGGACGTTCTTGTTCCTGGCCTGGGAGGTCAAGGGCAAGTACCCGGCCATCCTGGAGAACCCGGTGGCGCGGGAGCTGTTCGACGACGCCAACACCTTGCTGGACCAGATCATCGCCGAGGGCTCACTGCGCGCCGAGGGCGTGTACGGCTTCTGGCCCGCGCACTCCGAGGGCGACGACATCATCCTCGAGGGCGCCCCCGACTTCCCCATGCTGCGCCAGCAGACCCAGAAGCCCGACGGCCGCCCCAACCGCTGCCTTTCCGACTACATCGCGCCGTCCGGCGACCACCTCGGCGGCTTCGCCGTCACCATCCTCGGCGCCGAGGAGCTGGCCGGGAAGTACGAGGCCGCCGGCGACGACTACCGGGCCATCATGGTCAAGGCGTTGGCCGACCGCCTCGCCGAGGCTTTCGCCGAGTACATCCACCTCGTGGCCCGGCGCGAGTGGTTCGAGCCCGACGCCCAGCCCGAGCTCGCCGACCTGCACGCCGAGCGCTTCCGCGGCATCCGCCCCGCGTTGGGCTACCCCGCCAGCCCCGACCACAGCGAGAAGGCCGACCTGTTCCAGATGCTCGACGCCGAGTCCTTCGGCATGGCCCTCACCGAGTCCTACGCCATGACCCCGGCGGCCAGCGTCAGCGGCCTGATCTTCGCCCACCCCGAGTCCAAGTACTTCACCGTCGGCCGCCTCGGCCGCGACCAGGTCGCCGACTACGCCACCCGCCGCGGCCTGCCGCTGTCCGTCGTCGAACGCTGGCTCCGCCCCAACCTCGCCTACGACCCCGAGTAA
- a CDS encoding alpha/beta hydrolase family protein — protein MRTVAYGEHADNVVDAWDTDADTVAVLVHGGYWRVRYDRSYLTPFAEYLVAQGLSVASLEYRRIGNGGEWPVLHQDVVAGVDKVVELFPGKRIVLVGHSAGGHLALLAADRPGVAKVVSVAGLCDLARAHELGLSDNAVTELLGGDMGRLAEADPMNRMPPPVPVTLLHGDADTHVPLELSQRYQAKSGAELVVLPGIDHFEPVEPGAAATVEAIQRR, from the coding sequence ATGAGAACCGTCGCTTACGGCGAGCACGCCGACAACGTCGTCGACGCCTGGGACACCGATGCCGACACCGTCGCGGTGCTGGTGCACGGCGGCTACTGGCGGGTGCGCTACGACCGCTCCTACCTGACGCCGTTCGCGGAATACCTGGTGGCCCAAGGGCTTTCGGTGGCCTCGCTGGAGTACCGGCGGATCGGCAACGGCGGCGAGTGGCCGGTGCTGCACCAGGACGTGGTCGCCGGCGTCGACAAGGTGGTGGAACTGTTCCCCGGCAAGCGGATCGTGCTCGTCGGCCACTCGGCCGGCGGCCACCTCGCGCTGCTGGCGGCCGACCGGCCGGGCGTAGCCAAGGTCGTGTCCGTTGCCGGGCTGTGCGACCTCGCCCGGGCCCATGAGCTGGGCCTGAGCGACAACGCCGTCACGGAGCTGCTGGGCGGCGACATGGGTCGGCTGGCGGAGGCGGACCCGATGAACCGCATGCCGCCACCCGTGCCCGTGACGTTGCTGCACGGCGACGCCGACACTCACGTGCCGCTGGAGCTTTCCCAGCGGTACCAGGCGAAGAGCGGCGCCGAGCTGGTGGTGCTGCCCGGGATCGACCATTTCGAGCCGGTCGAGCCCGGGGCAGCGGCCACGGTCGAGGCGATTCAGCGACGGTAG
- a CDS encoding GntR family transcriptional regulator has protein sequence MARPLSSRPQLSDEVAAHLREAIMSGALQPGQFVRLDAVAAELGVSVTPVREALLALRGEDMVELEPRRGFVVSPLSRRDVKDMFGLQAELAAQLIGRATTLISEQQLAHVAQVADELAAAEGHQELSTLEYEFHRLINKAAGSRKLARFLDMASRYTPARVYTADPEWRVQVVADHAAIVAALRARDANAAREAVYRHVKDGERRLLRHLDAVGMWTPGTTG, from the coding sequence ATGGCCAGGCCTCTGTCGTCCCGTCCGCAGCTGTCCGACGAGGTCGCCGCGCACCTCCGCGAGGCGATCATGTCCGGCGCGCTCCAGCCCGGGCAGTTCGTCCGCCTCGACGCGGTCGCCGCCGAGCTGGGCGTCAGCGTCACGCCGGTCCGCGAGGCACTGCTGGCGCTGCGCGGCGAGGACATGGTCGAACTGGAGCCCCGCCGCGGCTTCGTGGTCAGCCCGCTGTCCCGCCGGGACGTCAAGGACATGTTCGGGCTCCAGGCCGAGCTGGCCGCCCAGCTGATCGGCCGGGCCACCACGCTGATCAGCGAGCAGCAGCTGGCGCACGTGGCCCAGGTCGCCGACGAGCTCGCCGCGGCCGAGGGCCACCAGGAGCTGTCCACCCTGGAGTACGAGTTCCACCGCCTGATCAACAAGGCCGCCGGCTCCCGGAAACTGGCCCGGTTCCTGGACATGGCCAGCCGCTACACACCGGCCCGGGTCTACACCGCCGACCCCGAGTGGCGGGTGCAGGTCGTGGCCGACCACGCCGCCATCGTCGCCGCGTTGCGGGCCCGAGACGCCAACGCAGCTCGCGAGGCCGTCTACCGACACGTCAAGGACGGCGAACGCCGCCTGTTGCGACATCTGGACGCCGTCGGCATGTGGACCCCGGGCACGACCGGGTGA
- a CDS encoding AfsR/SARP family transcriptional regulator, producing MTIIEETALPDLGHLRIGLLGPVRAWLDDAEVAVGPPRQQALLAVLATNPNQVISRSELIDAIWGTEPPASAVGSVHTYVAGLRRALEPARKTFQVLVSAGSGYSLRVGPEGVDAERFTRYRQDARQLLGRGNPEAALAGFDRALALWAGTPLGGIGGPFADIERQRLAELRLDVIEERADLLLALRRPAEVVGQLKEVLEDHPLRESTRALLITALHQQGRAGEAKSVYQAGARLLDDRLGVQPGPALRRVYETLIDSEQPAEEILPRVVPSQLPHDTRRFTGRGEELRRLDGLLPAAGAVGGGSTVVITTIEGTAGIGKTSLAVHWSHLVRDMFPDGQVYLNLRGFDVADKPVQPHDALYTLLSAFRVPSEKIPQDTGGRSAMLRSVVAGRRMLMVLDNAMSTDQVTPLLPANQSCVVLVTSRNRLDGLVATGDGRQLTLGLFDKADSSALLASYLSPERVSEERDAFAELLGLCAGLPLALSIVGARAWCSPNLPLAQFVDELRDAHFRLDALDTGDDAASSVRAVFSWSYDALSPAAARMFRLLGLHAGPDVSRHAAGALADVTEDEARAQLDELVRAHLLELRADGRFQFHDLLRVYALERATSDESDAERDAAARRGVRWYMHAANQADRVMLTFKPVHNIIDPPPHWSFPTQADPDGAKAWFMAEETNLVEAIRRAAELGEHAVAWRLPQTMSSFWYVYNKRWELWNEMLRISLEHAVLDADTNGIASAHSSLGIVANDLKRYDEAVQHYLRAIELFPQLDEKWLVGITYNSLGHTYVALGRFPEAMAALRTAAEAYEATGNIWGRAWALQGTASAYNAMGDHAKALEYGRLTLAAWHDVDYKHGIGSGLNLLGEIHLAAGDYTSAIDYYDQAVQARQAINDRFGIANALRGKALSEWRAGLVDDARESYRRALPILTALESPELSEVEAELAQLDADHP from the coding sequence TTGACGATCATCGAGGAGACCGCCCTCCCCGATCTGGGGCACCTCCGCATCGGCCTGCTCGGCCCCGTCCGCGCGTGGCTGGACGACGCCGAGGTCGCGGTCGGGCCGCCGCGCCAGCAGGCCCTGCTCGCGGTGCTGGCCACCAACCCCAACCAGGTGATCTCCCGTTCCGAGCTGATCGACGCCATCTGGGGCACCGAGCCGCCGGCCAGCGCGGTCGGCAGCGTGCACACCTACGTCGCCGGCCTGCGGCGGGCCCTCGAGCCGGCCCGCAAGACGTTCCAGGTGCTGGTCAGCGCCGGTTCCGGCTACAGCCTGCGGGTCGGCCCCGAAGGTGTGGACGCCGAGCGCTTCACCCGCTACCGGCAGGACGCGCGGCAGTTGCTGGGCCGCGGCAACCCTGAGGCCGCGTTGGCCGGCTTCGACCGGGCCTTGGCGCTGTGGGCCGGCACGCCGCTGGGTGGCATCGGCGGGCCGTTCGCCGACATCGAGCGGCAGCGGCTGGCCGAGCTGCGGCTGGACGTCATCGAGGAGCGGGCCGACCTGCTGCTGGCCCTGCGCCGACCGGCCGAGGTCGTCGGCCAGCTCAAGGAGGTCCTGGAGGATCACCCGCTGCGCGAGTCGACCCGGGCGCTGCTGATCACCGCGCTGCACCAGCAGGGCCGGGCCGGCGAGGCCAAATCGGTCTACCAGGCCGGCGCCCGGCTGCTCGACGACCGGCTGGGCGTGCAGCCCGGGCCGGCGCTGCGCCGCGTGTACGAGACGCTGATCGACAGCGAGCAGCCGGCCGAGGAGATCCTGCCGCGGGTCGTGCCGTCCCAGCTGCCGCACGACACCCGGCGGTTCACCGGGCGCGGCGAGGAGCTGCGGCGACTGGACGGTCTGCTGCCCGCGGCCGGGGCCGTCGGCGGCGGCAGCACCGTCGTCATCACGACGATCGAGGGCACCGCCGGAATCGGCAAGACCTCACTGGCCGTGCACTGGTCGCATTTGGTCCGCGACATGTTTCCGGACGGTCAGGTTTATCTGAACCTGCGCGGATTCGATGTCGCCGACAAACCGGTCCAGCCGCACGACGCCCTTTACACATTGCTGTCGGCATTTCGGGTGCCGTCGGAGAAGATTCCGCAGGACACCGGTGGGCGCAGCGCCATGCTGCGCAGCGTCGTCGCCGGCCGGCGGATGCTGATGGTGTTGGACAACGCCATGTCCACCGACCAGGTCACGCCGCTGCTGCCGGCCAACCAGAGCTGCGTGGTCCTGGTGACCAGCCGCAACCGCTTGGACGGGCTGGTCGCGACCGGCGACGGCCGGCAGCTGACGCTGGGCCTGTTCGACAAGGCCGATTCGTCGGCGCTGCTGGCCAGCTACCTCAGTCCGGAGCGGGTGTCCGAGGAGCGCGATGCGTTCGCCGAGCTGCTCGGCCTGTGCGCCGGGCTGCCGCTGGCGCTGAGCATCGTCGGCGCGCGGGCCTGGTGCAGCCCGAACCTGCCGCTCGCCCAGTTCGTCGACGAACTGAGAGACGCTCACTTCCGGTTGGATGCTTTGGACACCGGCGATGACGCCGCATCCAGCGTGCGGGCCGTGTTCTCGTGGTCGTACGACGCGTTGAGCCCCGCGGCCGCGCGCATGTTCCGCCTGCTCGGCCTGCACGCCGGGCCCGACGTCAGCCGGCACGCCGCCGGCGCGCTGGCCGACGTGACCGAGGACGAGGCCCGAGCCCAGCTCGACGAGCTCGTGCGGGCGCACCTGTTGGAGCTGCGCGCCGACGGCCGTTTCCAGTTCCACGACCTGCTGCGCGTGTACGCGTTGGAGCGGGCCACCAGCGACGAGTCCGACGCCGAGCGCGACGCCGCCGCGCGACGCGGCGTCCGGTGGTACATGCACGCCGCCAACCAGGCCGACCGGGTCATGCTGACCTTCAAGCCCGTGCACAACATCATCGATCCGCCGCCGCACTGGAGCTTTCCCACGCAGGCCGATCCCGACGGGGCCAAGGCGTGGTTCATGGCCGAGGAGACCAACCTCGTCGAGGCCATCCGGCGGGCCGCCGAGCTCGGCGAGCATGCCGTGGCGTGGCGGTTGCCGCAGACCATGTCCAGCTTCTGGTACGTCTACAACAAGCGTTGGGAGCTGTGGAACGAGATGCTCCGCATCTCGTTGGAGCACGCCGTTCTCGACGCCGACACCAACGGCATCGCGTCCGCGCACTCGTCGCTCGGCATCGTCGCCAACGACCTCAAGCGTTACGACGAGGCCGTCCAGCACTACCTGCGGGCCATCGAGCTTTTCCCCCAGCTCGACGAGAAGTGGTTGGTGGGCATCACCTACAACTCCCTCGGCCACACCTACGTCGCCCTCGGCCGGTTCCCCGAGGCCATGGCCGCCCTGCGCACCGCCGCCGAGGCGTACGAGGCCACCGGCAACATCTGGGGCCGGGCGTGGGCACTACAGGGCACCGCTTCGGCCTACAACGCCATGGGCGATCACGCGAAAGCCTTGGAGTACGGCCGTTTGACCCTCGCCGCCTGGCACGACGTCGACTACAAGCACGGCATCGGCTCGGGTCTCAACCTCCTCGGCGAGATCCACCTCGCCGCCGGCGACTACACCTCCGCGATCGACTACTACGACCAGGCCGTGCAGGCCCGACAGGCCATCAACGACCGCTTCGGCATCGCCAACGCCTTGCGCGGCAAGGCTTTGTCCGAATGGCGTGCCGGTCTCGTCGACGACGCCCGCGAGTCCTACCGCCGCGCCCTGCCCATCCTGACGGCCTTGGAGTCCCCGGAGCTCTCCGAGGTCGAGGCCGAACTCGCCCAACTCGACGCCGACCACCCCTGA
- a CDS encoding LLM class F420-dependent oxidoreductase, whose amino-acid sequence MRLSVPLQYAGDPIRLMEQVVALERAGLDAVWVAEAYGFDAPTLMGYLAARTERLLIGSAILPIYSRTPALIAQTAAGLDAVSGGRALLGLGASGPQVIEGWHGVRYDKPLGRTREVVDLCRRIWRREVISNDGIYPLPLPGGTGLGKPLKLLTRPVRDSIPIYVASLGDKNVELTAEIADGWLPTLFLPEKASAVWGKALAAGRARRTVEAPLDVVAGGLLAIGDDVAGLRDIARASIALYVGGMGARDRNFYNDLMRRYGYEDEARTIQDLYLAGRKDEAAAAVPAEFLELSSLVGPAGHVKERVEAYREAGVTMLNVTPVGPDPVADVRTVREWLG is encoded by the coding sequence ATGCGGCTCAGCGTGCCGTTGCAGTACGCCGGCGACCCGATCCGGCTCATGGAGCAGGTGGTCGCGCTGGAACGGGCCGGCCTCGACGCCGTATGGGTGGCCGAGGCCTACGGCTTCGACGCGCCGACGCTGATGGGCTACCTCGCCGCGCGTACCGAGCGGCTGCTGATCGGCTCGGCGATCCTGCCGATCTACTCCCGTACCCCGGCACTGATCGCGCAGACCGCCGCCGGTCTCGACGCCGTCTCCGGCGGGCGGGCCCTGCTCGGGCTGGGCGCGTCCGGGCCGCAGGTGATCGAGGGCTGGCACGGCGTCCGCTACGACAAGCCGCTCGGCCGTACCCGCGAGGTCGTCGACCTGTGCCGGCGCATCTGGCGTCGTGAGGTGATCAGCAACGACGGCATCTACCCGCTGCCGCTGCCCGGCGGCACCGGCCTCGGCAAGCCGTTGAAGCTGCTGACCCGGCCGGTGCGGGACTCCATCCCGATCTACGTGGCCTCGTTGGGGGACAAGAACGTCGAGCTCACCGCCGAGATCGCCGACGGCTGGCTGCCGACGTTGTTCCTACCGGAGAAGGCATCCGCGGTGTGGGGCAAGGCTTTGGCCGCCGGCCGGGCTCGTCGCACGGTGGAGGCACCCCTGGACGTGGTGGCCGGCGGGCTGCTGGCCATCGGCGACGACGTCGCCGGGCTGCGGGACATCGCCCGCGCGTCGATCGCCCTGTACGTCGGCGGTATGGGCGCGCGGGACCGCAACTTCTACAACGACCTCATGCGCCGGTACGGCTACGAGGACGAGGCCCGGACCATCCAGGACCTGTACCTGGCCGGCCGCAAGGACGAGGCCGCCGCCGCGGTGCCGGCCGAGTTCCTGGAGCTGAGCTCGCTGGTCGGGCCGGCCGGACACGTCAAGGAGCGCGTCGAGGCCTATCGCGAGGCCGGCGTGACCATGCTCAACGTGACCCCGGTCGGGCCCGATCCGGTGGCCGACGTTCGTACCGTGCGCGAGTGGTTGGGGTGA
- a CDS encoding tryptophan 2,3-dioxygenase produces MEHVKTEPKLEFAEPSPYDRYVHASTLTSLQQPWSDDPAEMAFLITTQVMELWFTLLVHEWRTARDALKQDRLADALAALRRSLPQLKALNASWQPISSLTPGQFNSYRSALGEGSGFQSAMFRQLEFVLGDKSASLLQPHKAVPQVHRELEKALHEPSLYDEVLAFLHRRGFAVPQEVLDRDVSQRYQDNPGVEAVWAEIYQDPRHDDLVTLGEALTDVAELVGRWRTDHLLATRRAMGAKPGTGGSAGVAWLEKRANKVVFPELWTARSHV; encoded by the coding sequence ATGGAGCACGTGAAAACCGAGCCGAAGCTGGAGTTCGCCGAGCCGAGCCCGTACGACCGGTACGTGCACGCGTCCACGCTCACGTCCCTGCAGCAGCCGTGGTCGGACGACCCGGCGGAGATGGCGTTCCTGATCACCACCCAGGTGATGGAACTGTGGTTCACACTGCTCGTCCACGAATGGCGCACGGCCCGCGACGCCCTCAAGCAGGACCGCCTGGCCGACGCGCTGGCGGCGCTGCGCCGCAGCCTGCCGCAGCTCAAGGCGCTCAACGCCTCGTGGCAGCCGATCTCCTCGCTGACCCCGGGCCAGTTCAACTCGTACCGCTCGGCGCTGGGCGAGGGCTCGGGCTTCCAGTCGGCGATGTTCCGCCAGCTGGAGTTCGTGCTCGGCGACAAGAGCGCCAGCCTGCTCCAGCCGCACAAGGCGGTCCCGCAGGTGCACCGCGAGCTGGAGAAGGCGCTGCACGAGCCCAGCCTGTACGACGAGGTGCTGGCCTTCCTGCACCGCCGCGGCTTCGCCGTGCCGCAGGAGGTCCTCGACCGTGACGTCTCCCAGCGCTACCAGGACAATCCGGGTGTCGAGGCGGTGTGGGCGGAGATCTACCAGGATCCACGCCATGATGATCTGGTGACACTGGGAGAGGCACTGACCGACGTGGCCGAGCTCGTCGGCCGCTGGCGCACCGACCACCTGCTGGCCACCCGGCGCGCGATGGGGGCCAAGCCCGGCACCGGCGGCTCGGCCGGCGTGGCCTGGCTGGAGAAGCGGGCCAACAAGGTCGTCTTCCCCGAGCTGTGGACGGCGCGCAGCCATGTCTGA
- the kynU gene encoding kynureninase: protein MSELAERAAKLDGCDPLQGRRDLFDLDDGVIYLDGNSLGALPRHVPARVADVLTRQWGRMRIRSWTEEGWWEAPERIGERIAPLIGAAPGHVVVGDSTSVNVFRAVVSALRMTPGRSEILFDATTFPTDGYIAASAARMTGATVRAVDPAEVAKSLTDDTAVVLLNHVDYRSGRLHDMGALTEAVHNAGARVVWDLSHSAGALPVDITGHNVDFAVGCTYKYLNGGPGAPAFFAVRPDLLPQLDQPLGGWCSHREPFAMDTEYVAAEGIAKARAGTPEIVSLLTLDAALDVWDGVDLHQLREKSLALTGFFEECVKELAPAARSVTPEIRGSQVSLSCVDAERVMGELVNRGVVGDHRPPDLLRFGFTPLYTRFADALRAAEILGEILA, encoded by the coding sequence ATGTCTGAGCTCGCGGAGCGGGCGGCCAAGCTGGACGGATGCGACCCGCTGCAAGGCCGTCGGGACCTGTTCGACCTGGACGACGGCGTGATCTACCTGGACGGCAACTCGCTCGGCGCGCTGCCCCGGCACGTGCCGGCCCGGGTGGCCGACGTGTTGACCCGGCAGTGGGGGCGGATGCGCATCCGGTCCTGGACCGAGGAAGGCTGGTGGGAGGCCCCGGAGCGGATCGGCGAGCGCATCGCGCCGCTGATCGGCGCGGCCCCGGGCCACGTCGTCGTCGGCGACTCGACCAGTGTCAACGTGTTCCGGGCGGTCGTGTCCGCGCTGCGCATGACGCCCGGCCGCAGCGAGATTCTCTTTGACGCCACGACTTTCCCGACCGACGGCTACATCGCGGCGTCGGCCGCCCGCATGACCGGCGCGACGGTCCGTGCCGTGGATCCGGCCGAGGTCGCCAAGAGCTTGACTGACGACACGGCCGTGGTGCTGCTCAATCATGTGGACTACCGCTCGGGCCGCCTGCACGACATGGGCGCCCTGACCGAGGCCGTGCACAATGCCGGGGCTCGCGTGGTCTGGGACCTGTCGCACAGCGCCGGCGCGCTGCCGGTCGACATCACCGGCCACAACGTGGATTTCGCCGTCGGCTGCACGTACAAGTACCTCAACGGCGGCCCCGGCGCGCCGGCGTTCTTCGCCGTCCGGCCAGACCTGTTGCCGCAGCTGGACCAACCGCTGGGTGGCTGGTGCTCACACCGCGAGCCGTTCGCCATGGACACGGAATACGTTGCGGCGGAAGGCATCGCCAAGGCCCGTGCCGGCACGCCGGAGATCGTCTCGCTGCTGACCCTTGACGCCGCGCTGGACGTCTGGGACGGCGTGGACCTGCACCAGCTGCGCGAGAAAAGCCTGGCGCTGACCGGCTTCTTCGAGGAGTGTGTCAAGGAGCTGGCCCCGGCCGCGCGCAGCGTCACGCCGGAAATCCGTGGCAGCCAGGTCTCACTGTCCTGTGTGGACGCTGAACGGGTCATGGGCGAGCTGGTCAACCGGGGTGTGGTCGGCGATCACCGGCCGCCGGACCTGCTGCGCTTCGGCTTCACGCCGCTCTACACCCGGTTCGCCGACGCCTTGCGGGCGGCGGAGATTCTCGGTGAGATCCTGGCATGA